In the Ruminococcus sp. OA3 genome, one interval contains:
- a CDS encoding PIG-L deacetylase family protein encodes MRNFFNGSHYLKMKVLVIAPHPDDEVLGCGGTIAKYAKQGAEVFVAIVTKGMKPIFSEERTEITRQYCKDADAMLGVKETIFMDFPASMIETVPRYQFNSAFDTLIQRINPDIVFLPHRGDMQLDHKLVVDAAMVALRPKHDHVVKKILMYETLSETGWDIPNTTNEFIPNTYEDISYFLDHKLHALSYFNMQMESFPNSRSLEAVKALALYRGATMRLHAAEAFSLVREIN; translated from the coding sequence ATGAGAAATTTTTTTAATGGTTCTCATTATTTAAAAATGAAAGTATTAGTAATTGCACCCCACCCAGATGATGAAGTATTAGGATGTGGGGGGACAATCGCAAAATATGCAAAGCAAGGTGCAGAGGTATTTGTCGCGATTGTCACAAAAGGGATGAAACCTATTTTTTCTGAAGAACGTACTGAGATAACAAGACAGTATTGTAAGGATGCAGATGCGATGTTAGGTGTTAAAGAAACAATTTTTATGGATTTCCCTGCATCGATGATAGAAACCGTACCGCGATATCAGTTTAATTCGGCGTTTGATACTTTGATTCAAAGAATTAATCCTGATATTGTGTTTCTACCACATCGTGGCGATATGCAACTAGACCACAAACTAGTCGTTGATGCAGCAATGGTTGCATTGAGACCTAAACATGATCATGTTGTTAAAAAGATTTTGATGTATGAGACTCTTTCGGAGACAGGATGGGATATACCAAATACCACAAATGAGTTTATACCGAATACATATGAAGATATCTCGTATTTTTTGGATCATAAGCTACATGCTTTGTCGTATTTTAATATGCAGATGGAGAGTTTTCCAAATTCTCGATCATTGGAAGCAGTTAAAGCATTGGCTTTGTATAGAGGTGCGACTATGCGTCTGCACGCAGCTGAGGCGTTTTCCTTGGTGAGAGAAATAAATTGA
- a CDS encoding O-antigen ligase family protein, producing MEIRVNQKRNSFSKIKTSIKVNSQTLLSFSIIVFFSSSFFRLLISKLLGALATDSLQNFIVAVLVFVPVLLVIIKYVVSKTRFNVSFLALFVAVCFFVYFSVLANSNLQYWVDREIYGAWDTVFRLDQGGIYAYLLISLLINKERLYYSLKWIGIFDFILVSYQFFNARRLGYWVGMTSTGELGQIDYSLDFGYMAVFVFIIFLTCFLLEKRKVYLLPVVITLVMTLLGGSRGPMLVIVIYLTFYFARKIWMSNSKRKLQYIILLVLISCILIFGFDPLMKLLTTYAINSNSTSRIIKMFAAGELFSDSGRSLLIEAVSTAINEGSFWGHGFYGDRPYAGEVYYWGYVHNIFLEFQATFGKYPGAIMLIVLFITTIKRLFNSSSKLNFLIMLIFLSMSGRLFLSGTFWGDKFFWGLLAITFCRYRELKKEQAIISVDDMVYRRDY from the coding sequence ATGGAAATAAGAGTAAACCAAAAAAGAAACTCGTTTAGTAAAATAAAAACATCAATAAAAGTGAATTCACAGACTTTATTAAGCTTTTCTATAATTGTCTTTTTTTCGTCATCCTTTTTTCGTTTACTCATATCAAAGTTGTTAGGAGCACTTGCAACAGATTCTTTACAAAATTTTATTGTTGCAGTGTTAGTCTTTGTTCCAGTCTTATTGGTGATTATAAAATATGTCGTATCAAAAACCAGATTCAACGTGTCGTTTCTGGCACTATTTGTGGCAGTATGTTTTTTTGTATATTTTTCAGTATTAGCTAATTCAAATTTGCAGTATTGGGTTGATCGAGAAATCTATGGAGCTTGGGATACGGTATTCAGGCTTGACCAAGGGGGAATTTATGCGTATCTTTTGATCTCTCTTCTGATAAACAAAGAGAGATTATATTACTCCTTAAAATGGATTGGCATTTTCGACTTTATCTTGGTTAGCTATCAGTTTTTCAATGCACGACGTTTAGGCTATTGGGTTGGCATGACTAGTACCGGTGAATTGGGTCAGATAGACTACAGTTTGGACTTTGGCTATATGGCGGTATTTGTGTTTATTATTTTCCTGACCTGTTTTTTATTGGAAAAGCGTAAGGTATATCTTTTACCTGTTGTAATTACACTAGTCATGACTTTGCTAGGGGGATCTAGAGGCCCCATGTTAGTTATAGTTATCTATCTAACCTTCTATTTTGCTAGAAAAATTTGGATGTCTAATTCAAAAAGAAAATTGCAATATATTATTTTACTTGTTTTAATCTCCTGTATTTTGATATTCGGATTTGACCCATTAATGAAATTATTGACAACATATGCTATTAATTCGAATTCTACTTCACGTATAATTAAGATGTTTGCAGCTGGAGAGCTGTTTTCTGATTCTGGAAGGAGTCTTTTAATTGAGGCAGTATCAACTGCAATTAATGAAGGATCTTTCTGGGGACATGGATTTTACGGTGACAGACCCTATGCAGGAGAAGTTTATTATTGGGGATACGTTCATAATATTTTTCTGGAGTTCCAAGCTACATTTGGTAAATATCCAGGAGCAATTATGCTGATAGTATTGTTTATTACTACCATTAAGAGACTTTTTAATTCATCCAGCAAATTAAATTTCTTAATAATGTTAATTTTTTTATCAATGAGTGGGAGATTGTTTCTTTCCGGCACTTTCTGGGGGGATAAGTTTTTTTGGGGATTGTTGGCAATTACTTTTTGCAGGTATAGAGAACTTAAAAAAGAACAGGCAATTATTAGTGTCGACGATATGGTATATAGGAGGGATTACTAA
- a CDS encoding TDP-N-acetylfucosamine:lipid II N-acetylfucosaminyltransferase, producing MIVHLLAPSIYSRDYYTFLNNNFNSNEHVIFSYVKIGSEEFKKNFYDEKAQTDSFIPVHSPLSFEFLRQVYTCDGIIIHGLFNIWYTAFLVLNPLLLKKCNWVVWGGDIYTHLSEKKSLKEKVRERLKICIGKNIGYVTTLTIKDYDLFKEWYGFKGHKFLTKYPTPLTRVGVLDALCEKKNERNKGIKFPVNIVIGNSATETNQHFEALDLLKKYKGEDIKIYIPLSYGLITNYLEYRKKVVEYAVDLFGEEKIVPIYNKMDGTDYSKLLSTMDIGIFNCNRQQAMGNIAILMASGAKVFLRKDTTMWSTYVDRNNVVNDIYSISDSSFDEFIFQTVNDRECNYQIIYENTSVEINTKRWGNIFEGMSGRKRYE from the coding sequence ATGATAGTACATCTATTAGCACCTAGTATATATTCACGTGATTATTACACTTTTTTGAATAACAATTTTAATTCTAATGAACATGTGATATTTAGTTATGTAAAAATCGGTTCGGAAGAATTTAAAAAAAATTTTTATGATGAGAAAGCCCAAACAGATTCTTTTATTCCGGTGCATAGTCCACTCTCCTTCGAGTTTTTGCGTCAGGTGTATACGTGTGATGGGATTATAATTCATGGATTGTTTAACATTTGGTATACAGCATTTCTTGTACTGAATCCATTGTTGCTGAAAAAATGTAATTGGGTCGTATGGGGGGGAGATATATATACTCATCTCTCCGAAAAAAAGTCGTTGAAAGAAAAAGTCAGAGAACGTTTAAAAATCTGTATTGGAAAAAATATTGGTTACGTTACTACTTTGACTATAAAAGATTATGATCTTTTTAAAGAGTGGTATGGGTTCAAAGGGCATAAATTTCTTACTAAATATCCTACTCCGTTGACTAGAGTCGGAGTTTTGGATGCATTATGTGAAAAGAAAAATGAGAGAAATAAAGGAATAAAATTTCCCGTGAATATCGTTATTGGGAATAGTGCAACTGAGACAAATCAGCATTTTGAAGCGTTAGATTTATTAAAAAAATATAAGGGAGAAGATATTAAGATATATATTCCCTTAAGTTATGGTTTGATTACAAACTATTTGGAGTATAGAAAAAAAGTTGTTGAATATGCTGTTGATCTTTTTGGTGAGGAAAAAATAGTTCCCATTTACAACAAAATGGATGGCACTGATTATTCAAAGCTACTGTCTACAATGGATATTGGTATTTTTAATTGTAACAGGCAGCAGGCAATGGGAAATATTGCAATTCTTATGGCTTCTGGCGCAAAGGTTTTCTTACGTAAAGATACGACAATGTGGAGCACTTATGTTGACCGAAACAATGTCGTAAATGATATCTATAGTATTAGCGATAGTTCCTTTGATGAATTTATTTTTCAAACAGTTAATGATCGTGAATGTAATTATCAAATTATATATGAGAATACTAGTGTCGAAATAAACACAAAAAGATGGGGAAATATTTTCGAAGGAATGAGTGGAAGAAAAAGATATGAGTAA
- a CDS encoding methionyl-tRNA formyltransferase, with product MKSVLIGAVGSSNVMLETMVKIGFPLNCVFSLDDTGLENVSGYYPIHETAQKYGIDYRKFRNINDEQNVRLIKSIEPDYIFVIGLSQLVKKDIITSAKIGVIGFHPAPLPKYRGRSANVWQMILGEKKSKVSMFFIDKGIDSGDILGQEEYTFEETDYQCDIGKKIKDAEKVLAERVLNQIMDGSLVAMKQDESKATYCLKRSPEDGRINWSESIQKIHLLIRAISKPYPGAFSNYDGRHKVIIWRAEMHKNEQYIGFPGQIAQIDSKHIDVVCNDGLLRITDWENTDDVKLLVGHKFW from the coding sequence ATGAAGTCAGTTTTAATTGGTGCAGTTGGATCAAGCAATGTAATGCTTGAGACAATGGTCAAAATTGGATTTCCGTTAAATTGTGTTTTTTCGTTAGATGATACTGGCTTGGAGAATGTATCTGGATATTATCCAATACACGAAACGGCACAAAAGTACGGCATTGATTACAGAAAATTTAGAAATATAAATGATGAGCAAAACGTTCGTTTGATTAAAAGTATTGAACCTGATTATATATTTGTAATTGGCCTGTCTCAGTTAGTAAAGAAAGATATTATTACTTCTGCAAAAATTGGTGTTATTGGTTTTCATCCGGCACCTTTACCTAAGTACCGTGGAAGATCCGCTAATGTTTGGCAAATGATTCTTGGTGAAAAAAAATCAAAAGTATCAATGTTTTTCATTGATAAAGGTATCGATTCAGGTGATATTCTTGGACAAGAAGAGTATACCTTTGAAGAAACCGACTATCAATGTGATATTGGGAAAAAGATAAAAGATGCTGAAAAAGTATTGGCAGAGAGAGTATTAAATCAGATTATGGATGGTTCGCTAGTTGCAATGAAGCAGGATGAATCAAAGGCCACATATTGCTTAAAAAGAAGTCCTGAAGATGGGAGAATTAATTGGTCTGAAAGCATTCAGAAAATTCATCTTTTGATTCGTGCAATATCGAAACCTTATCCCGGAGCTTTTTCAAACTATGATGGCAGGCATAAAGTGATTATTTGGAGAGCTGAGATGCACAAAAACGAACAATACATTGGCTTTCCAGGACAGATCGCACAGATAGATTCAAAGCATATAGATGTTGTGTGTAATGATGGTTTATTGAGAATTACGGACTGGGAAAACACAGATGACGTCAAACTATTAGTAGGACATAAATTCTGGTAA
- a CDS encoding NeuD/PglB/VioB family sugar acetyltransferase has product MILCIFGAGGQGKEVKEIAELDNKINGKWNEIIFIDDYCPEGQLMGIRRLHFNTVEKEYSKTDVEFVIALGEPSTKKKIFEMIQKKGFNFGNVICPESQISSYANLGKGLIVKRGVLISPEAMVQDNTTLQAYVAVGHNVKIGKHCQVATHSVIGGGTQLGECVYVGLNCPIREQLIIGDNAVISAGAVVLKNVESDVTVMGNPARVIAKNNGKSSVFSSTKK; this is encoded by the coding sequence ATGATTTTATGTATTTTTGGTGCTGGTGGTCAAGGAAAAGAAGTAAAAGAAATTGCTGAACTTGACAATAAAATAAATGGAAAATGGAACGAAATAATTTTTATCGATGATTATTGTCCAGAAGGACAGCTTATGGGTATCAGAAGGTTGCATTTTAATACTGTTGAAAAAGAGTATTCTAAAACAGATGTTGAATTTGTTATTGCATTAGGCGAGCCATCGACGAAAAAGAAAATTTTTGAAATGATACAGAAAAAGGGGTTCAACTTTGGAAATGTAATTTGTCCGGAAAGTCAGATTAGTTCTTATGCTAATCTTGGAAAAGGATTAATTGTCAAAAGAGGAGTTTTAATTAGCCCTGAAGCAATGGTTCAAGATAATACAACATTACAGGCATATGTTGCTGTTGGTCACAATGTAAAAATAGGTAAACATTGTCAGGTTGCAACGCATTCTGTTATCGGAGGCGGAACACAACTTGGAGAATGTGTATATGTTGGGTTAAATTGCCCAATAAGAGAACAGTTAATTATTGGCGATAATGCAGTCATTTCTGCAGGCGCTGTTGTGTTAAAAAATGTGGAAAGTGATGTTACTGTGATGGGAAACCCTGCAAGAGTAATTGCAAAAAATAATGGCAAATCATCGGTATTTAGTTCTACAAAGAAATAA
- a CDS encoding acyltransferase, with protein MNWTRIKLTIGLFLRGGATARGEYLKNKNLFLSVGEHFYYQPRVVPLYSKLIKFGNNIMIGSNVRFITHDAIHYIFSNINNEQFMEYIGCIEIGDNVFIGNGATILPNVKIGNNVIIGANSVVNKDLPSGGIYAGMPAKKCGKFDELYNRRRGNKYTYVKVNQNISKEEIEKAWKIFENNYRNANI; from the coding sequence ATGAATTGGACTAGAATTAAACTAACAATAGGATTGTTTTTAAGAGGTGGGGCAACTGCAAGAGGGGAATACTTGAAAAATAAAAATCTTTTTCTTTCAGTTGGAGAGCACTTTTATTATCAACCAAGAGTTGTTCCATTATATTCCAAATTGATAAAATTTGGAAATAATATTATGATTGGCTCTAATGTCCGTTTTATTACACATGATGCTATTCATTACATTTTTAGTAATATAAATAATGAACAATTTATGGAATATATTGGCTGTATAGAAATAGGAGATAATGTTTTTATTGGAAATGGAGCAACAATTCTACCAAATGTAAAAATAGGAAACAATGTAATTATTGGGGCTAATTCAGTAGTTAATAAAGATTTACCTTCAGGCGGTATATATGCGGGAATGCCAGCTAAGAAATGTGGAAAATTTGACGAGTTATATAATCGACGCCGAGGTAATAAGTACACGTATGTAAAAGTAAATCAAAATATATCAAAGGAGGAAATAGAAAAAGCTTGGAAGATTTTTGAGAATAATTACAGAAATGCTAATATTTAG
- a CDS encoding aminotransferase class V-fold PLP-dependent enzyme: MYRNDGKYKPFEKKVWLSSPTMYPDSMDYVMEAYKTNWMSTVGKNISEVEKMACEKVGCKYAVALSCGTAALHMAVKLAGVKRGDKVFCSDMTFDATVNPVVYEGGVPIFIDTEYDTWNMDPMAIEKAFEIYPDVRVVVVAHLYGTPGKIDEIKAICDKHGAVIVEDAAESFGATYQGICTHGVDTQTGSFGTYNAISFNGNKIISGSSGGMLLTDDEEAANKVRKWSTQSRENAPWYQHEELGYNYRMSNLIAGVVRGQMPHLEEHIGQKKTIYERYKEGFKGIPVKMNPYDAEKSEPNFWLSCLIIEEDAMCKQVRGECEALYNPEHGKSCPTEILEALSGINAEGRPIWKPMHMQPIYRMNEFVTREGNGWAKTNAYINVSLGGVDGRPLDVGMDIFHRGLCLPSDNKMTEKQQDRIIEVVNACFK; encoded by the coding sequence ATGTATCGGAATGATGGAAAATATAAACCATTTGAAAAGAAAGTATGGTTAAGTTCACCCACCATGTATCCGGATTCAATGGATTATGTGATGGAGGCTTACAAGACTAACTGGATGAGTACTGTTGGAAAAAACATCAGTGAAGTAGAGAAGATGGCTTGCGAAAAGGTTGGTTGTAAATACGCTGTTGCACTATCCTGTGGAACTGCAGCATTACATATGGCAGTGAAATTAGCGGGTGTGAAACGGGGAGATAAGGTTTTCTGTTCCGATATGACTTTTGATGCAACGGTCAATCCTGTTGTTTATGAAGGCGGTGTGCCGATATTTATTGATACAGAATATGATACCTGGAATATGGATCCAATGGCAATTGAGAAAGCGTTTGAAATTTATCCTGATGTAAGGGTTGTAGTGGTTGCACATCTTTATGGTACTCCCGGAAAAATAGACGAGATTAAGGCTATTTGTGATAAACATGGTGCAGTGATTGTAGAAGATGCTGCGGAATCTTTTGGTGCTACATATCAAGGTATTTGTACACATGGTGTAGATACACAGACAGGTAGTTTTGGAACATATAATGCAATATCATTTAATGGGAATAAAATAATTTCTGGTTCATCCGGCGGTATGCTGTTGACTGATGATGAAGAGGCAGCGAATAAGGTCAGAAAATGGTCTACACAGTCTCGGGAGAATGCTCCGTGGTATCAGCACGAGGAGCTTGGTTATAACTATCGCATGAGTAATTTGATTGCCGGGGTGGTAAGAGGACAGATGCCGCATCTAGAGGAACATATCGGACAGAAAAAAACTATATATGAGAGATATAAAGAAGGATTCAAAGGAATTCCGGTGAAGATGAATCCTTATGATGCGGAGAAGTCTGAGCCGAACTTCTGGCTGAGCTGCTTGATCATTGAAGAAGATGCCATGTGTAAGCAGGTCAGAGGTGAGTGCGAAGCACTGTATAATCCTGAGCATGGAAAGAGCTGTCCGACAGAGATTTTGGAAGCACTCAGTGGTATCAATGCTGAGGGCAGACCTATTTGGAAGCCAATGCATATGCAGCCGATTTATCGAATGAATGAGTTTGTCACTAGAGAGGGCAATGGTTGGGCTAAGACCAATGCCTACATAAATGTTAGTTTAGGGGGAGTGGATGGTAGACCTTTGGATGTGGGAATGGATATATTCCACAGAGGGTTGTGTTTGCCGTCTGATAACAAGATGACAGAAAAACAACAGGATAGGATTATTGAAGTGGTAAATGCTTGCTTCAAATAA
- a CDS encoding sugar transferase, with amino-acid sequence MIKNDDSLYRKRSEIFPHKKGFYEKYFKRPLDFILSLSALIALSPIILLTGVAVRTRLGKPVLFTQDRPGLDNRIFKIYKFRTMNDKRDENGNLLKDIYRLTAFGKFLRSTSLDELPELFNIVKGDMAIVGPRPLLVRYLDRYSDEQRRRNEVRPGLTGLAMSRVRNSAGWNKKFELDTKYVDNVSFLLDVKIILWTIKIVLKREGINETGGTSATNSEFMGDEK; translated from the coding sequence ATGATAAAAAATGATGATAGTCTCTACAGAAAAAGAAGTGAAATATTTCCACATAAAAAAGGTTTTTATGAAAAGTATTTTAAGAGACCTTTAGATTTTATACTTTCGCTAAGTGCTTTGATTGCTTTATCACCAATCATTTTGTTAACTGGAGTTGCAGTAAGAACCAGATTAGGAAAACCTGTGTTATTTACGCAAGATCGTCCCGGTTTAGACAATAGAATATTTAAGATTTATAAGTTTAGAACAATGAATGATAAAAGGGATGAAAATGGAAATTTGTTAAAGGATATTTATCGTTTGACGGCATTTGGTAAATTTTTAAGATCTACATCATTAGATGAGTTACCTGAGTTGTTCAATATAGTTAAAGGAGATATGGCGATTGTAGGACCAAGACCTCTCTTGGTTAGATATTTGGACCGGTATTCAGATGAGCAACGCAGAAGAAATGAAGTTCGGCCGGGTTTGACTGGGCTAGCGATGTCACGTGTTAGAAATAGTGCTGGTTGGAATAAGAAGTTTGAACTTGATACAAAATATGTTGATAATGTTTCGTTTTTATTAGATGTTAAGATTATTCTTTGGACAATAAAAATTGTTCTAAAGAGGGAAGGAATCAATGAAACAGGAGGTACATCCGCAACGAATAGTGAATTTATGGGGGATGAGAAATAA
- a CDS encoding SDR family oxidoreductase: MNDNRESAVVTGASGGIGCAIVEQLASEKYNVWALVHHKNEEIEKTFDQVAKKNEVEIEIVEVEFLNMDLISDAIKAIIKSDKNISVLVNNAGMPYDKTLSLTSMVDLEKTLRVNFVIPSYIIQLVSRVMIKNRKGYIVNIISRAAMEVRSGTYAYGSSKAALAWGTRATAKELAAYNIRVNGIAPGLTETKMGTLRRSEESVQRYVQINNIKRPARPEEIANVVSFLISDKSSYISGQIISVDGGRM, translated from the coding sequence ATGAATGATAATAGAGAAAGCGCAGTTGTTACAGGTGCATCTGGTGGTATTGGATGTGCAATCGTAGAACAACTCGCAAGTGAAAAGTATAATGTTTGGGCCTTAGTGCATCATAAAAATGAGGAAATCGAAAAAACATTTGATCAGGTTGCAAAGAAAAATGAAGTGGAAATTGAAATTGTTGAAGTTGAATTTCTGAATATGGATTTAATCAGTGATGCAATTAAGGCAATTATTAAGAGTGATAAAAATATCAGCGTATTGGTTAACAATGCTGGTATGCCGTACGACAAAACATTGAGTTTGACTTCAATGGTAGATCTTGAAAAGACGCTCCGAGTTAACTTCGTGATTCCATCGTATATCATACAATTGGTTTCAAGAGTAATGATTAAAAACAGAAAAGGATATATTGTCAATATTATTTCTCGTGCTGCAATGGAAGTGCGTTCAGGTACATACGCGTATGGTTCCAGTAAAGCTGCTCTTGCATGGGGAACACGTGCAACAGCAAAGGAATTGGCTGCATACAATATCCGAGTAAATGGTATTGCTCCAGGATTAACTGAGACAAAAATGGGCACTTTGAGAAGGTCAGAAGAATCTGTTCAGAGATATGTTCAAATAAACAATATTAAGAGACCAGCTAGACCAGAAGAGATTGCGAATGTGGTATCATTTTTGATTTCGGATAAGTCATCCTATATTTCGGGCCAGATTATTAGTGTTGATGGAGGAAGAATGTAA
- a CDS encoding N-acetylneuraminate synthase family protein → MSNCIFRDGTVVSDFGRPYIVAEVNSSHNGKMDVAKAMIDSAVEIGADCVKFQSWSVESLYSKTYYDLNPISKRFVTKFSLRPEQLKELANYCKVKGIQFSSTPYSEEEVDFLVDECDVPYIKIASMELNNPKFLRYIGGKNVPIVLSTGMSDIEEIQRGVKNLKDSGATQMTILHCVSIYPTDLTTVNLNNIIGLREAFSEFPIGFSDHTEGDAAAVAATALGAALIEKHLTLDHSKVGMDNGMATEPTPFKELVNKCREIQIAMGTKERIVSETEIQQRTNMRRSIIAVRDLPKGTVIKEEDLYAKRPGTGICPDKIAILIGKKTTRDIEADTLLMPEDFE, encoded by the coding sequence ATGAGTAATTGTATATTCAGGGATGGTACTGTTGTGTCAGACTTTGGGAGACCTTATATTGTTGCTGAGGTGAATAGTAGTCACAATGGAAAAATGGATGTTGCTAAAGCAATGATTGATTCAGCTGTTGAAATAGGTGCCGATTGTGTTAAATTCCAGTCTTGGTCTGTGGAAAGCTTATATTCTAAAACATACTATGATTTAAATCCTATTTCAAAGAGGTTTGTAACAAAGTTTTCATTAAGACCTGAACAATTGAAGGAGCTTGCCAATTACTGTAAAGTTAAGGGGATTCAGTTTTCTTCCACACCATATTCCGAGGAGGAAGTTGATTTTCTTGTTGATGAATGTGATGTTCCTTATATAAAAATCGCCTCTATGGAATTAAATAATCCTAAATTTTTACGCTATATTGGGGGTAAAAATGTTCCGATTGTTTTGTCAACAGGTATGAGCGATATTGAAGAAATTCAGAGAGGTGTCAAGAATTTAAAAGATTCGGGAGCAACTCAAATGACGATTCTGCATTGTGTATCTATTTATCCAACAGATCTTACAACTGTTAACTTGAATAACATTATTGGATTGCGTGAAGCATTTTCTGAGTTTCCAATCGGATTTTCCGATCATACCGAAGGTGATGCTGCAGCGGTTGCTGCTACTGCATTAGGTGCGGCATTAATAGAAAAACATTTGACATTGGACCATAGTAAAGTCGGCATGGACAATGGAATGGCTACAGAACCAACACCTTTCAAAGAACTTGTCAATAAGTGCAGAGAAATTCAGATTGCAATGGGAACTAAGGAGCGTATTGTTTCTGAAACTGAAATCCAACAGCGTACTAATATGAGGCGTAGCATTATTGCAGTTAGAGATCTGCCTAAGGGTACAGTAATTAAAGAAGAGGATCTTTATGCTAAGAGACCTGGCACTGGTATTTGCCCAGATAAAATAGCTATTCTTATAGGAAAGAAAACAACTCGTGATATTGAAGCAGATACATTGCTTATGCCAGAGGATTTTGAATAA
- a CDS encoding lipopolysaccharide biosynthesis protein, with product MEEKDMSNSISKRNVLSGLIWRLGERVCAQGIQFIVTIVIARILSPSDYGLVGLVTVFISVITVFVQSGFGNALIQKKNADQVDFSSVFFFNLAFSTFLCVLLVFVAPWIDSYYAADGQLTPVVRVLSLSLFLAGINSVQQAYVSRKMIFKKFFFATLIGTIISGFTGIASALAGAGLWALVIQQLTNQTIDTLVLWFTIKWRPSKAISIERLKVLFSFGWKLLCSSLIDTIYNNIYSLTIGKAYSAEELGYYNRGKNTPQLVITNINSSIQSVMFAAYSRSQSDLEKVRLMMRRSISVSTFVIFPCMAGMAAVAKPLTVVLLTEKWLPSVTFLQFCCFIYAFWPIHTSNLQAISAIGRSDVYLKLEIIKKTLGILTLILTIRYGLTVMMVGRCINTVIASLLNAIPNRKLLDYSILDQIRDIIPSALLSIFMGLCVYLINLLDISDYIKLSIQIPLGLLIYVSIAKVLKLECYRYVKETLNNVLRR from the coding sequence GTGGAAGAAAAAGATATGAGTAACAGTATTAGTAAAAGGAATGTTTTGAGTGGTTTGATTTGGCGTTTGGGTGAACGAGTATGTGCACAAGGTATTCAGTTTATTGTAACTATTGTCATTGCACGTATTTTAAGTCCTTCTGATTACGGCCTTGTTGGATTAGTTACAGTCTTTATTTCAGTGATAACAGTTTTTGTGCAAAGTGGTTTTGGTAACGCATTAATACAAAAAAAGAATGCAGATCAAGTAGACTTTTCATCAGTTTTCTTTTTCAATTTGGCATTCAGTACTTTTTTATGTGTTCTTCTGGTTTTTGTTGCACCTTGGATTGATAGTTACTATGCAGCCGATGGACAGTTGACTCCAGTTGTTCGAGTATTATCATTAAGTTTGTTTTTAGCCGGAATAAATAGTGTCCAACAGGCTTACGTTTCAAGAAAGATGATTTTTAAAAAATTCTTCTTTGCAACACTCATAGGTACTATTATTTCTGGTTTTACAGGAATTGCTTCAGCTTTGGCAGGAGCAGGTTTGTGGGCTTTGGTTATTCAGCAGCTAACCAATCAGACAATTGATACTTTAGTACTTTGGTTTACCATTAAATGGAGGCCGAGCAAAGCAATATCTATTGAGCGATTGAAGGTTCTTTTTTCTTTCGGATGGAAGTTACTGTGTTCTAGCTTAATTGATACGATTTATAATAATATTTATTCGCTGACTATTGGAAAGGCTTATTCTGCAGAAGAACTTGGATACTACAATAGAGGAAAGAACACTCCACAATTGGTAATTACAAATATCAATTCTTCTATTCAGTCTGTCATGTTTGCGGCATATTCAAGAAGTCAAAGTGATCTTGAAAAAGTGCGATTGATGATGAGACGATCAATAAGTGTAAGTACATTTGTGATTTTTCCATGTATGGCTGGAATGGCGGCAGTTGCGAAGCCATTGACTGTAGTATTGCTTACGGAAAAGTGGCTACCATCAGTTACGTTCCTTCAGTTCTGCTGTTTCATTTATGCATTTTGGCCAATTCATACCTCTAACTTGCAGGCAATCAGTGCAATTGGAAGAAGTGATGTATATCTGAAGTTGGAAATAATTAAAAAAACATTAGGAATTCTTACATTAATCCTAACAATTAGATACGGATTAACGGTGATGATGGTTGGCCGTTGCATTAATACGGTAATTGCATCGCTTTTAAATGCAATTCCAAATAGAAAACTATTGGACTATAGTATTTTAGATCAGATTCGAGATATTATCCCTAGTGCATTACTTAGTATTTTTATGGGACTATGTGTATATCTAATTAACTTATTGGATATTTCCGATTATATTAAGCTTTCTATTCAGATTCCTTTGGGATTATTGATATATGTATCCATAGCTAAAGTTCTAAAATTAGAATGTTATAGATATGTGAAAGAAACGCTTAATAACGTATTGAGGAGATGA